The nucleotide window GCACCAAGTTGTGTGCCAGCAACTTCTTTTGAAAGTGCAGGAGCCATTATTAACGCTGATGACATCAAAAAAATGATGGAAAATTCAGACATTAAATATTTGGCAGAAATGATGAACTATCCAGGTGTTTTGTTTGATGATAAGGAAGTTTTAGCTAAAATCCAACACGCAAAAAATAACAACAAACCTATTGATGGTCATGCACCAGGTTTAAGAGGTGATGATATTACAAAATATATTGCAGCAGGTATTTCTACAGATCATGAATGTTTTTCTTTTGATGAAGCCAAAGAGAAACTAGAAAAAGGAATGAAAGTAATTATTAGAGAAGGTTCTGCTGCCAAAAATTTTGAAGCTCTAATTGATCTTTTACCAGATAATTTTGAAAATATGATGTTTTGTTCTGATGATAAACATCCAGATGATTTGTTGTTAGGGCACATTAATCAACTGTGTGAAAGAGCAATTGCAAAGGGAATTGACGTTTTTAAAGTATTGCAAGCAGCTTGTGTAAATCCTGTAAAACACTATAATTTAGATGTTGGTTTATTACAAAAAGATGATTTTGCTGATTTTATAGTTGTTGATAACCTAGAAAAATTCAACGTTTTAGAAACCTACATTAATGGTGAATTAGTTGCTAAAAATGGAAACTCGTTTGTAAATGATGTGAGTTTTAAAGTTTTGAATAATTTTAATACGGATATAAAGAACGTAGAAGATTTTAAATTCGAATCTTCATCAGCAAAAATTAAAGTTATAGAAGCTTTAGATGGAGAGTTAGTTACCAATAAAATTGAGGCAGATTCTTTAATCAAAAATGGAAATTTAGTTTCGAATATTGAGACTGATATTTTAAAAATGACAGTTGTTAATCGTTATAAGAATGCTGAACCATCAATAGCATTTATCAAAAATTTTGGATTAAAAGAAGGCGCAATTGCAAGTTCTGTTGGTCATGATTCTCACAACATCATTGCAATTGGTGTCTCAGATGAAATGATTTGCAAAGCAGTAAATTTAATCATCGAAAATAGAGGTGGAGTTTGTGCTGTAACATCAACCCAAGAAAAAATAGTGTCTTTACCAGTTGCAGGAATTATGTCTGATAAACCAGCAAAAGAAATTGGTGCTGCTTATGCATCATTAGATAAAATGGCTAAAGAAATGGGTAGCCAATTAAAAGCACCTTATATGAGTTTGTCTTTTATGGCTTTGCTTGTAATACCATCTTTAAAATTATCTGACAAAGGATTATTTGATGGAACAAGTTTTAAGTTTACATCCTTAGAAGTTAGTTAATTATACTTTACCAATTTTCTGAACCAAACTGTTAGATAAATTATACAACCATTTTACTTGCCCAAATACCAATTGAGTTTCGTGTAAAGCTATTTTTAGTTCATCAGAAATAGGTATGCCTTCTTGAATTTCTAAATCTCTAGTTGCAGATAAATCTCTGTAATAGTTGGTGTAGTTTTTTTCTGCAATTTTTAATTCATCAGTATTTAAATGCTTAGCAGTATTATTTGAAATTACCTGTTGTAAATTGGTAATTATATGTTTTACGTATATTTCAAATTGCTCAGGAGCTAAACCTCTTTCATTATTTTTAATAAACATACTTAAGGCAGAAAGAGATGATAAAAAAGTATTGCTAATTGTAATTACATCGTAAATAATAGCACTATTTTCTTGTTTAGATTTAGGCTCTTGTAATAACCTTTGATAAGCAGCATTTAAATTACCAACCTTTAAAAAGGCTTCTTTTCTAGACAGATTATAGCTGGTTGCAGTTTCTCCTTTTTGATGATAGTACTTATTAATCTCTATTAAATATGCTTCAAAACCTTTTACAGCATCAATTAAAAAATCTTTAATGTTTTTGGCTTCCCAAACAGGCCACAAAATATAATTACCAATAAATGCCAAAGTTGCACCTATTAAAGTATCAAAAACTCTAAATTGAATTACTTCTAACACATTAGGAGAAATAAGGGCGTACATAAAGATAACATACAAGGTTATAAATGCAGCTCCATTTCTGTAATTCTGCTTTATTAGAGAGAATCCAATAACTAAAGATAGTAATGCAATACTAGCGTAAATAAAGGTGTTTTGCGTAAGTAATACAATTGCAACACCAATTAAAGCTCCTAAAATAGTACCAATTACTCTGCTCTTTACTCTATCTTTTGTTAAACTGTAACTAGGTCTCATAATTACAATAATGGTTAACAAAATCCAATAAGATTGTTGTAACTCTAAGAGGTTACCCATTAAAAAGCCAATAATGGTAGTTATTGTTAAGCGTAAAGAATGTCTAAAAATGGGCGATTTTATATTGAAATTTACTTTTAGTTTTTTAAAATCATAATCTTGTGGCGTAATAAATTGCTCAGCATCTTTTATCCCCCTAATTTTGTCATTTTTATAATATTTGGTAAGTATTCTACCAATATCAACTAAATTCTGAATTTGCTTTTCTTGATACGTTTTGTAGTTTAATAATAGGATAACTTCTTCTCTAGATTCAGGCAAACCAACTTGAAGTTCATATAAAGCAACCTGGTTTTCAATTTTTTTAAGAAGAATTTCAAAATTGGTATTAAAAGTTAGTTTTTCCTCTTTTAAAATTACTTTGGATAAGTGTGTTAAGTAATCTGAAATTTCATAAATAAGGACTTTAAATTCGTCTATTTTTTCAGGATGATTTTCAAATAGATGATCGAATTTTTTGTAATCGATAGCATTAGAAATGGCCAATTCATAAATTTCCATAATTTTAGAAAACACCAATTGCTGACGTCGAATTCTATTGCTAAAACCAGCATTAGACCTTTTCTCTAGAATTACTTCTCTTAAGGTTTCATGTAGCTCGTTTATCTCTGTTTGTAAAGCAAAATTCTTTTCTAAAAGAGAAGTTCTGTCTTGTTTTGCTATTAGTAAATCGCCTCTTAATTTTATAAATTTTGCAGTTTTTTCTAATAGGTTTACAAATAAGTAATCTGTTTGTACTTGAGGAAACAAGATTGAGGTAGAAATAGTTAAAAATAAATACCAAATACCACCAACTGCAATACATAAGGAGTGTTGTAAAATCGATATTTCTGAACTGTCATATGCAAATGCCAAAACTATACTTAGCAAACCTGCTAAAGATATTAATGATGCTCTAAAGCCAAATACAGAGATATAAGATACTACAAAAACAAGTGCAATTAAAAGAGGAAGTAATACAGGTAAAAAGCCACTAAAAGTACCCACTAACAAAGTAATGGTTGTACTAAGTAATATGGAAAATAAAATTCCGTAAAATTTATGGTTTAAACTTCCATTAGTGTCTGCAGGTACACAAAGAATTGAACCTAAGGCAATTCCAAAACCAATATCTATACTATCAAAAAAATATATAGAACTAAAAACAGGAATAGCCATAGCTATTGCAATTAGTAATGCCTTTAAAAATTGTAAACTCTTTATATATCTTAAAAATGCTTTTATCATATATCTTTTGATATTGCAAATTTAACAAGTAAATCTTGTTAGAAGTTTAGTTTGCGTTATTTAAATTAAAACTTTATAATTCAACAAGAAAGGCA belongs to Polaribacter dokdonensis and includes:
- the ade gene encoding adenine deaminase, coding for MIIQGIIVDIQNRTIFKGEVEVKGEKIVEIRESNHDIETYILPGFVDAHIHIESSMLVPSEFAKIAVTHGTVATVSDPHEIANVLGVAGVDFMIENGKKVPLKFNFGAPSCVPATSFESAGAIINADDIKKMMENSDIKYLAEMMNYPGVLFDDKEVLAKIQHAKNNNKPIDGHAPGLRGDDITKYIAAGISTDHECFSFDEAKEKLEKGMKVIIREGSAAKNFEALIDLLPDNFENMMFCSDDKHPDDLLLGHINQLCERAIAKGIDVFKVLQAACVNPVKHYNLDVGLLQKDDFADFIVVDNLEKFNVLETYINGELVAKNGNSFVNDVSFKVLNNFNTDIKNVEDFKFESSSAKIKVIEALDGELVTNKIEADSLIKNGNLVSNIETDILKMTVVNRYKNAEPSIAFIKNFGLKEGAIASSVGHDSHNIIAIGVSDEMICKAVNLIIENRGGVCAVTSTQEKIVSLPVAGIMSDKPAKEIGAAYASLDKMAKEMGSQLKAPYMSLSFMALLVIPSLKLSDKGLFDGTSFKFTSLEVS
- a CDS encoding FUSC family protein, with product MIKAFLRYIKSLQFLKALLIAIAMAIPVFSSIYFFDSIDIGFGIALGSILCVPADTNGSLNHKFYGILFSILLSTTITLLVGTFSGFLPVLLPLLIALVFVVSYISVFGFRASLISLAGLLSIVLAFAYDSSEISILQHSLCIAVGGIWYLFLTISTSILFPQVQTDYLFVNLLEKTAKFIKLRGDLLIAKQDRTSLLEKNFALQTEINELHETLREVILEKRSNAGFSNRIRRQQLVFSKIMEIYELAISNAIDYKKFDHLFENHPEKIDEFKVLIYEISDYLTHLSKVILKEEKLTFNTNFEILLKKIENQVALYELQVGLPESREEVILLLNYKTYQEKQIQNLVDIGRILTKYYKNDKIRGIKDAEQFITPQDYDFKKLKVNFNIKSPIFRHSLRLTITTIIGFLMGNLLELQQSYWILLTIIVIMRPSYSLTKDRVKSRVIGTILGALIGVAIVLLTQNTFIYASIALLSLVIGFSLIKQNYRNGAAFITLYVIFMYALISPNVLEVIQFRVFDTLIGATLAFIGNYILWPVWEAKNIKDFLIDAVKGFEAYLIEINKYYHQKGETATSYNLSRKEAFLKVGNLNAAYQRLLQEPKSKQENSAIIYDVITISNTFLSSLSALSMFIKNNERGLAPEQFEIYVKHIITNLQQVISNNTAKHLNTDELKIAEKNYTNYYRDLSATRDLEIQEGIPISDELKIALHETQLVFGQVKWLYNLSNSLVQKIGKV